Proteins encoded within one genomic window of Triticum aestivum cultivar Chinese Spring chromosome 2D, IWGSC CS RefSeq v2.1, whole genome shotgun sequence:
- the LOC100038340 gene encoding polygalacturonase inhibitor 1, protein MASTASFLPLLALLLVATAHCSPLPQRCPQADRQALLRVKQALGSPATLKTWSPASADCCAWDHLTCNEAGRVNNVFIDGADDVRGQIPSALAGLTALMSLSLFRLPGLQGSIPACLTSLSKLEFLTVSHTNVSGSIPESLARLHSLDSVDLSNNKLTGSIPNSFADMPNLRSLDLRRNQLTGHIPASLVQGQFRSLVLSYNQLTGPIPRDDAQDEINTVDLSHNQLSGDASFLFSEGRPIGKVDLSYNNLEFDLSKLKFPKELTYLDLSHNRISGTVPRSLEALSTLQTLDLSYNNLCGPLPKLHGVMRHGCKPYEHNMCHRGAPLESSCHQL, encoded by the coding sequence ATGGCGTCGACCGCCTCCTTCCTCCCGCTGCTGGCGCTCCTGCTGGTGGCGACGGCGCATTGCTCGCCGCTGCCCCAGCGGTGCCCGCAGGCGGACCGGCAGGCGCTGCTCCGGGTGAAGCAGGCGCTGGGCAGCCCGGCGACGCTGAAGacgtggtcgccggcgtcggcgGACTGCTGCGCGTGGGACCACCTCACGTGCAACGAGGCCGGCCGCGTGAACAACGTCTTCATCGACGGCGCCGACGACGTGCGCGGCCAGATCCCGTCCGCGCTGGCGGGGCTGACGGCGCTCATGTCGCTCTCGCTCTTCCGCCTCCCGGGCCTCCAGGGCTCCATCCCGGCCTGCCTCACCTCCCTCTCCAAGCTCGAGTTCCTCACCGTCTCCCACACCAACGTCTCCGGCTCCATCCCGGAGTCCCTGGCGCGCCTCCACAGCCTCGACTCCGTGGACCTCTCCAACAACAAGCTCACGGGCTCCATCCCCAACTCCTTCGCCGACATGCCCAACCTCCGGTCGCTGGACCTCCGCCGGAACCAGCTCACCGGCCACATCCCGGCCAGCCTCGTGCAGGGGCAGTTCCGGTCGCTGGTGCTGTCCTACAACCAGCTGACGGGCCCGATCCCGCGCGACGACGCGCAGGACGAGATCAACACCGTGGATCTGTCGCACAACCAGCTGAGCGGCGACGCGTCCTTCCTCTTCTCCGAGGGGCGGCCCATCGGCAAGGTGGACCTGTCCTACAACAACCTCGAGTTCGACCTGAGCAAGCTCAAGTTCCCCAAGGAGCTCACGTACCTGGACCTGAGCCACAACCGCATCAGCGGCACCGTGCCCAGGTCGCTGGAGGCGCTGTCCACGCTGCAGACGCTGGACCTCAGCTACAACAACCTCTGCGGGCCGCTCCCCAAGCTGCACGGCGTCATGCGGCACGGCTGCAAGCCCTACGAGCACAACATGTGCCACCGTGGGGCGCCGCTGGAGAGCAGCTGCCACCAGCTCTGA